In the genome of Noviherbaspirillum saxi, the window TGGCGTGCCGCTCGGCGTTAGCGCGACGACGTCGGCGCCGACCTTGCGCGCCAGCTGTACGCTGTGCAGCAGCGAAGTACTGTTGCCGCGTTGGGAGATCGCCACCACTGTATCGCCTTTTTTCAAAAGCGCCGCGGAGATTGCATGGATATGCGGATCGGCATAGGCAACCGTGGGCACGCCGGACCGGAAAAACTTGTGCTGCGCGTCGGCGGCAACGATACCCGAGGTTCCCTGGCCCCAGAATTCGATCTTGTGCGAACGCGCCAGAACATCCAGCGCACGCTCGATGGCCGCCGGCTGCAGGTTGTTGCGCAGGTCGAGCAAGGTGTTGATCGAGCGGCTGCAGATTTTGTTGACCAGATCGGCCGCCAAGTCGTCCTGCAGCGGCGATTCGTCGCCTTGCGGCAGTGCCAGCGCCAGAGTCTGCGCAAGCTTGAGCTTGAATTCATGCCAGCCGTCATAGCCGAGCGCGCGGCAAAACCGCACCACGGTCGGCTCCGAAACCTGGGCATTCTTCGCGAGCGCGGTGATGTTGCCGGACACCGCAAGGTCGGGGTTTTTGAGTACGACCAGCGCTACTTTCTTTTCCGACTTGGAAAGCGCGTCGAGCTGGGTGCGGATGGAGTCGAGCAGCATGGCTTACATTTCAGGGTTGAATTCGTCCCGCCATTGTATGTCGTCGCGGGTGAACAAGGCAGCAGGCATTACCCCGAATGCTATCGCAGCGAGCCGCGCGCTCCAGGTTCCCATTCGTCTGCAGAAGGACTCATTTTCCAAGCGCAGCTTTCGCCCGAGCGATCAGTCCATTGGTGGAACTGTCATGCGCTTCAGGACGCAAACTGCCATTGATTTCCGGTTCAATGTTTTTTGCCAGGACTTTGCCCAGTTCGACGCCCCATTGGTCGAAACTGTTGATGCCCCATACCACGCCTTGCACGAAGACCTTGTGCTCATATAGGGCAATTAGCGCGCCCAGGGTAGGGGGAGTCAATTGATCCATCAGAATGGTGTTGCTAGGCCGGTTGCCGGGAAATACCTTGTGCGGCAGCAGTGCCGCTAGCTCGTCGTCGGTTATTCCTTGCGATGCGAGTTCCGCGCGTACCTCGGCAGCGTCCTTGCCGCGCATCAGCGCCTCCGACTGTGCGAAGCAATTGGCCAGCAGTACCGCATGATGCACAGGCAGAACATGAGTGGGTTTGAGCGCTGCAATGAAGTCGACCGGCACCATGTCGGTCCCCAGATGCAGCAACTGGAAATAGGCGTGCTGCCCATTGGTGCCCACATCGCCCCAGACCAGCGGACCGGTGGCAATATCGACCGGATTGCCGATCATCGAAACCTGCTTGCCGTTGCTTTCCATATCAAGCTGCTGCAGATAGGCGGGAAACTGGGCCAGATCTTGATGGTAAGGCGCGATCGATAGCGAGCCGCACTGGAAGAAGTTGCGATACCACACGCCGAGCATGCCGAGAATCACCGGCATATTGCGCTCAAGCGGCGCGGTACGAAAATGCCTGTCCATTTCGTGCGCGCCGGCAAGAAATTCCCTGAAGCCGTCGATGCCTATCGCAAGCGCCACAGGCAATCCGATGGCGGACCAGACCGAGTAGCGACCGCCTACCCAATCCCAAAACGGAAACATGTTCTCGGTATCGATGCCGAATTCGGCGACTGCTTTTGCATTGGTCGATACCGCGACAAAATGCTTCGCAAGCTCGGCTTCGTTGCCGGTTTGCAGGAACCAGTCGCGCGCCGATTGCGCGTTCAGCATGGTTTCTCGCGTGGTGAAGGTTTTCGATGCAACGACGAACAGCGTAGTGTCGGGATCCAACTTGGCCAATACGGCGTCCAGATCGTGCCCGTCGACATTGGCGACAAAGTGCAGGTTCAAGCCTTGCTTCGCACGGCTGCGTAGCGCGCGGCATACCATTTCCGGTCCAAGGTCCGAGCCGCCGATGCCGATGTTCACTATGTCGGTAATCGGTCTGGAACTGCGGCCCAGCCACTTTCCTGATCGAACCCGCTCCGCAAACTCGCCGACATGGTCGAGCACTGCATGAACCTCTTGCATCACCTCCTGTCCATTGACGACCAGCTTCCTATCACGCGGCGCGCGCAATGCGGTATGCAAGACCGAGCGGCCTTCCGTAGTATTAATCTTTTCGCCGGCAAACATTGCATCCCGATGCTCTTCAACATGGCGTTCCCGCGCCAGCTCCATGAGCAAGGAGAGCGTCGTATCGTCCAGTCGGTTCTTGGAATAGTCGAGAAAGAGTCCGGCTGCGTCGAGCGACATGCGGGAAAAGCGTTCAGGCTGATGCGAAAACAGATCGCGCATATGCCAGTCGCTTGCATCATCGTAATGTCGGCGCAATGCCTGAAAGGCGGGGGCGTCAGTGAGCGGAATCAGGTGCATGGTGAAGGATTGGAGGCTGGACAATGAATCGGCATCGCGTTGAACTATACAATATTCTTTGGTAATTTCACTACATAATATTGCAGTCTGCCTTGCTGGTTCTTGAGTTTTCTCATTGAAATTTCTCACTTTCTCTCTCGAAATCCTGCGCTGTTTTTTTGCAAGAGTTTGAGGGCACCAATGTTTCAATGCTCGGCCGTTATGAGAAATGCGTAGTAAAATTACGAAATTACAAGCGGAGCAAGATCATGTCACTTCATCCCGTCATTCATGCCGTCACCCGGCGCATCATCGAACGCAGCAAGCCTTATCGCTCGGCCTACCTTGCCAGGATAGAGGCGGCCCGCCTGCAAGGTGTGCACCGCGGCGCTCTGGCCTGCACCAACCTCGCACACGGTTTTGCAGCTTTTTCCGCTGACGACAAGCTCAAACTCAAAGAACAAAAAGCGCCGTCGGTCGCAATCGTCTCGGCATACAACGACATGCTGTCGGCGCACCAGCCGTTCGAACGATTTCCTCCCATCATCAAACAAGCGGTGCGAGATGCGGGAGGCGTCGCCCAATTCGCAGGCGGCACGCCAGCCATGTGCGACGGCGTTACCCAGGGTCAGCCTGGCATGGAACTGTCCCTGTTTTCCCGCGATACGATCGCCATGTCCACTGCAGTTGCACTGTCGCATAATATGTTCGACGCTGCCGTATATCTTGGCGTCTGCGACAAGATCGTGCCCGGCCTGCTGATCGGCGCGCTGCACTTCGGTCATTTGCCGGCGGTATTCATTCCTGCGGGGCCCATGACGACCGGTATATCCAATTCCGAAAAAGCCAAGGTGCGCCAGCTTTATGCGCAAGGCAAACTAGGGCGTGAAGCTCTGCTGGAGTCCGAATCGCAGTCCTATCACGGCGCCGGTACCTGCACCTTTTACGGCACGGCCAACAGCAACCAGATGTTGATGGAAGTCATGGGATTGCATTTGCCCGGCACCGCCTTCGTCACACCGAATACCGACTTGCGCGATGCATTGACTGCCGCCGCCGCGCGCCGCGCAGTCGATATCAGCCAGCAGGGCAAGGAATATATTCCCATAGGGCGCATCGTCGATGAAAAGGCGATTGTGAATGCCATCGTGGCCTTGCTGGCGACGGGCGGATCAACCAACCACACGCTGCACCTGGTGGCGATGGCGCGCGCCGCGGGTATCGTGATCGACTGGAACGATTTCGATGAACTGTCGGGTGTCGTGCCGCTGCTCACCCGCATCTATCCGAACGGCGAAGCCGACGTCAATCACTTCCATGCCGCTGGCGGCACCGGCTTTGTCATCCGCGAACTGCTGGATGGCGGACGGCTGCATGAAGATGTAACCACCGTGATGGGGCAGGGCTTGCGCGCGCATTGCGCAGAGCCTTTCCTCGACGGCGATACGGTGACATGGAAGGCGCCGCCCGCAGCCAGCGCCGATATCAATGTCTTGCGCACCGTACAGCAACCGTTTTCCGCCGATGGCGGTTTGCGTCTGCTGTCCGGCAACCTCGGCCGCTCGGTCATCAAGGTTTCCGCAGTCAAGCCGCAGCACCGCGTGGTCGAAGCGCCGGCCCTGGTCTTCAATTCTCAGGAAGATTTCATGGATGCCTATAAGACGGGCAAGCTGGATCGCGATTTTGTGGCCGTGGTCCGCTTCCAGGGGCCACGCGCAAATGGCATGCCGGAGCTGCATGCGATGACGCCGGCGTTGGCCAACCTGCAGGATGCGGGACGGCGTGTCGCGCTGGTGACCGATGGACGCATGTCGGGTGCATCGGGCAAGGTTCCCGCCGCCATTCATGTCACCCCCGAAGTGCTGGCTGGCGGTCCCTTGGGCCGGGTGCGCGACGGCGACCTGATTCGCCTGGATGCCGAAGCAGGCACTCTGCAGGCACTGGTCGCCGAATCCGAATGGAATGCACGCACCATCGCCACCGGCGACCTGTCGGCCAGCCATGTCGGGATGGGGCGCGAATTATTTGCCGTGTTCCGCAGCGCGGTCAGTGCTGCGGAAGAAGGCGCGGCCAATTTCGGCCTGCCGCCGCCGCTCAACATGCCGCAAGAGCAGGATAATCCGCTTGCGGTGCCCGAGCAGCAGTCGTTCTCGGATGAAGATTCCCTTATCACCCGTCGCTAATTCACTTTCAACAGATCATGAACCTCCTCGATATCATGCGTAGTTCGCCGGTCATTCCGGTCATCGCCATCGATCGCATTGAAGATGCCGTCCCGCTGGCCCAAGCTTTGGTCGCAGGCGGTATTCGCGTGCTGGAAGTTACCCTGCGTACCGAGCACGGATTGCCGGCAATCCGCGCCATGGTCGACCAGGTGCCGGACGCTTTCGTCGGCGTCGGCACGCTCACCCAGCCGGATGAGTTTCGTGCCGCCCGCGATGCCGGTGCGGCATTCGGCGTGTCGCCGGGATTGACACCGAGCCTGATCGACGCGGCGAAGTCCAGCGGACTGCCTTTGCTGCCCGGTGTCATGTCGCCGTCGGAAGTCATGGCGGCGCGCGAAGCCGGGTTCCGTCAGCTCAAGCTGTTCCCTGCCGTCCCGGCGGGTGGTATCGGCATGCTCAATGCGATCGCCGGGCCGCTGCCAGACGTCACGTTCTGCCCGACCGGCGGCATTTCGCAGGAAACGGCGTCGCAATTCCTGGCCTGTAAAAATGTGGCCTGTGTCGGTGGTTCATGGCTGACGCCCAAGGAAGTGATACGGGCGGGGGATTGGGCAATGATTACTTCGCTGGCGGCTGCGGCGGCCAGCTTGGGCAAATAGCCTGCCTGCTACGCGGTTTTTCTGCCTTCGGTGTACACCATCACGCAGTTCCGGCCCGACCGTTTAGCCTGATACAAGGCGCGGTCGGCCGCGTGGACCAGGCTACTGGTCGCCGTTGTGTGTTCCGGCACCAGCGTGCTGACACCGACGCTGATGGTCACATGCTTCGCCACGCCGGAAAAGCCGTGTTCGACGCCGAGAGCCTCGACTTCCGCACGCATCGCTTCCGCGACTTGCAAGGCGCCGTCGGCGCTCGTGTCCGGCAGGATCACGGTGAACTCTTCGCCGCCGTAGCGTGCGACCAGGTCGCGCGCGCGATTGAGAACGCGTACGAGGGCGCCGGCAATCGTTACCAGGCAATCGTCGCCGCGCTGATGGCCATAGTTGTCGTTGAAATCCTTGAAGGAATCGACGTCGATCATGAGCAGCGAGATCGCCGATGCATTCCGCTTCGCGCGGCGGAATTCATCGTCCAGGTGCAGGTCGAAGCGCCGGCGGTTGGCAATGCCGGTCAATCCGTCGACCAGTGTTTGTGATTCCAGTTCGACCGCCATTTCGCGCAACTTGCGCTCGCGCGAGACCGCCATGCTGACATCGGAAATCTGTACCAGGCAATGCCGCGGCAAGTCATCCACTGCCAGCGGCATCACGTGCACCGCCTGCTGCATGCGCACGCCGTTGGCGGCATCGGCAGGACTGGCAAACAGCGGGAAGGGCGCCTTGTTCAGTGTTTGAGAAAGAAGGGACGCGAAGTTGTGCTGCAGGGCGGTATCGATCGCGACGTGGGTGCGGCCATTGACCATGTCCGAGAAGATGTCGGAAAACCGCCTGCCCAGCACCGCTGAAGCGGCCAGATGCGAGTGCTGCTCCATCCAGTGGTTCCACAGCACGACCCGCTGCTCGGCATCGAACACGATGATGCCGGCACGGACCGCCTTCAGCACACCTTGTAGCAAGCTTTGCATGAAATCTCTTTCGACGTTTAGTGTAGTGTTTCACTCTTCTTGAGACATAAAAGTGCGTCTTTCACGCCGACTCTTCGTTGCACATCCTCGCAATAGCTCGCTATTGCTGCGGTGTGCGCCTCGATTCGCCGCGAAATCCATCACTTTTAT includes:
- a CDS encoding diguanylate cyclase, with protein sequence MQSLLQGVLKAVRAGIIVFDAEQRVVLWNHWMEQHSHLAASAVLGRRFSDIFSDMVNGRTHVAIDTALQHNFASLLSQTLNKAPFPLFASPADAANGVRMQQAVHVMPLAVDDLPRHCLVQISDVSMAVSRERKLREMAVELESQTLVDGLTGIANRRRFDLHLDDEFRRAKRNASAISLLMIDVDSFKDFNDNYGHQRGDDCLVTIAGALVRVLNRARDLVARYGGEEFTVILPDTSADGALQVAEAMRAEVEALGVEHGFSGVAKHVTISVGVSTLVPEHTTATSSLVHAADRALYQAKRSGRNCVMVYTEGRKTA
- the pgi gene encoding glucose-6-phosphate isomerase encodes the protein MHLIPLTDAPAFQALRRHYDDASDWHMRDLFSHQPERFSRMSLDAAGLFLDYSKNRLDDTTLSLLMELARERHVEEHRDAMFAGEKINTTEGRSVLHTALRAPRDRKLVVNGQEVMQEVHAVLDHVGEFAERVRSGKWLGRSSRPITDIVNIGIGGSDLGPEMVCRALRSRAKQGLNLHFVANVDGHDLDAVLAKLDPDTTLFVVASKTFTTRETMLNAQSARDWFLQTGNEAELAKHFVAVSTNAKAVAEFGIDTENMFPFWDWVGGRYSVWSAIGLPVALAIGIDGFREFLAGAHEMDRHFRTAPLERNMPVILGMLGVWYRNFFQCGSLSIAPYHQDLAQFPAYLQQLDMESNGKQVSMIGNPVDIATGPLVWGDVGTNGQHAYFQLLHLGTDMVPVDFIAALKPTHVLPVHHAVLLANCFAQSEALMRGKDAAEVRAELASQGITDDELAALLPHKVFPGNRPSNTILMDQLTPPTLGALIALYEHKVFVQGVVWGINSFDQWGVELGKVLAKNIEPEINGSLRPEAHDSSTNGLIARAKAALGK
- the edd gene encoding phosphogluconate dehydratase gives rise to the protein MSLHPVIHAVTRRIIERSKPYRSAYLARIEAARLQGVHRGALACTNLAHGFAAFSADDKLKLKEQKAPSVAIVSAYNDMLSAHQPFERFPPIIKQAVRDAGGVAQFAGGTPAMCDGVTQGQPGMELSLFSRDTIAMSTAVALSHNMFDAAVYLGVCDKIVPGLLIGALHFGHLPAVFIPAGPMTTGISNSEKAKVRQLYAQGKLGREALLESESQSYHGAGTCTFYGTANSNQMLMEVMGLHLPGTAFVTPNTDLRDALTAAAARRAVDISQQGKEYIPIGRIVDEKAIVNAIVALLATGGSTNHTLHLVAMARAAGIVIDWNDFDELSGVVPLLTRIYPNGEADVNHFHAAGGTGFVIRELLDGGRLHEDVTTVMGQGLRAHCAEPFLDGDTVTWKAPPAASADINVLRTVQQPFSADGGLRLLSGNLGRSVIKVSAVKPQHRVVEAPALVFNSQEDFMDAYKTGKLDRDFVAVVRFQGPRANGMPELHAMTPALANLQDAGRRVALVTDGRMSGASGKVPAAIHVTPEVLAGGPLGRVRDGDLIRLDAEAGTLQALVAESEWNARTIATGDLSASHVGMGRELFAVFRSAVSAAEEGAANFGLPPPLNMPQEQDNPLAVPEQQSFSDEDSLITRR
- the eda gene encoding bifunctional 4-hydroxy-2-oxoglutarate aldolase/2-dehydro-3-deoxy-phosphogluconate aldolase, whose product is MNLLDIMRSSPVIPVIAIDRIEDAVPLAQALVAGGIRVLEVTLRTEHGLPAIRAMVDQVPDAFVGVGTLTQPDEFRAARDAGAAFGVSPGLTPSLIDAAKSSGLPLLPGVMSPSEVMAAREAGFRQLKLFPAVPAGGIGMLNAIAGPLPDVTFCPTGGISQETASQFLACKNVACVGGSWLTPKEVIRAGDWAMITSLAAAAASLGK
- a CDS encoding SIS domain-containing protein; translated protein: MLLDSIRTQLDALSKSEKKVALVVLKNPDLAVSGNITALAKNAQVSEPTVVRFCRALGYDGWHEFKLKLAQTLALALPQGDESPLQDDLAADLVNKICSRSINTLLDLRNNLQPAAIERALDVLARSHKIEFWGQGTSGIVAADAQHKFFRSGVPTVAYADPHIHAISAALLKKGDTVVAISQRGNSTSLLHSVQLARKVGADVVALTPSGTPLSDLATVLVPIDLSFNIDPYTPISARLAHLVVIDILAVGLALKGGPEFRKKMQNAQKALQKLDMQFDSFLRHPPKI